Proteins encoded by one window of Archaeoglobus veneficus SNP6:
- a CDS encoding adenosine-specific kinase: MMKIEAVKIENPDCKYQVIVGQGNFAVFTCDDLFKTMLTTVPGIKCAVAMNEAQPKLTRVTGNDEELKELAAKNCLAIGASHVFVIMTSNAFPINVLNAVKMHPAVCNIFVASANPIEIIVAETELGRAVLGAVDGTAVTKIESEEEKRERRKLVEKLGYRLD; the protein is encoded by the coding sequence ATCATGAAAATCGAGGCCGTTAAGATTGAGAACCCTGATTGTAAGTATCAGGTAATTGTCGGTCAGGGAAACTTTGCTGTTTTTACGTGCGACGACCTGTTTAAGACCATGCTGACGACTGTGCCGGGCATCAAGTGTGCAGTTGCGATGAATGAAGCTCAACCAAAGCTTACGAGGGTGACAGGCAACGACGAGGAGCTGAAGGAACTCGCTGCGAAAAACTGCCTCGCAATAGGGGCAAGCCACGTCTTCGTCATAATGACGTCGAACGCTTTTCCAATAAATGTCCTCAACGCCGTAAAAATGCATCCTGCAGTTTGCAATATCTTTGTTGCATCTGCAAACCCCATCGAAATAATCGTTGCCGAGACGGAGCTTGGAAGGGCCGTGCTTGGGGCGGTTGACGGCACTGCGGTAACGAAAATAGAAAGCGAGGAGGAAAAGAGGGAGAGAAGAAAGCTCGTTGAGAAGCTCGGATACAGGCTCGATTAA
- a CDS encoding DHH family phosphoesterase, with the protein MSDEPETFDHEYVVIGCGAVGFGVIKELVRKNKKVLAVDISKERVEVLRDEHYDAIVGDATDAELYKKFDYSKTSVVLLLTPDAEVNKAAIEAIRTVSRDVFIIARGTDHKSREEMELLGADFVVIPAEALKSSVITAINKMETFRKIKKFRSVIESVKGGKLGIFTHDNPDPDAISSALALKEIAKNYGVEADIIYYGEIFHQENKAMVNLLQIPLVRGKEADLSSYSKFAIVDASKPGANNSIPKDIEVHIVIDHHQAEGVEAEYIDLRTDVGATATILTEYLRELKLVPSRTLATALFFGIRTETDDFKKNTRTADFTAAAYLYPFVDHELIEKMEGPAISTETLDVLGAAIKNRQVYSSFLISFAGFINDRDALPQAADFLLRLEGISTVLVFGVVKDTVYLSARNKDVRINIGEVLKRAFGDVGSAGGHAHAAGGQIPLGIFGSATDKEALGKLVTEAIKRRFLSAVGIEIE; encoded by the coding sequence ATGTCAGACGAACCCGAAACCTTTGACCATGAGTACGTGGTAATAGGCTGCGGTGCAGTGGGCTTCGGAGTAATCAAGGAGCTAGTCAGAAAGAACAAGAAAGTCCTTGCAGTCGATATATCCAAAGAAAGGGTAGAAGTGCTCAGAGACGAACATTACGATGCAATTGTTGGTGATGCGACGGATGCAGAACTGTACAAAAAGTTCGACTACAGCAAAACGTCGGTTGTTCTGCTTCTGACACCCGATGCGGAAGTCAACAAAGCAGCCATTGAAGCCATCAGGACAGTAAGCAGGGATGTCTTTATAATAGCGAGAGGAACAGATCACAAGAGCAGAGAGGAGATGGAACTCCTCGGTGCGGATTTTGTTGTCATTCCTGCTGAAGCTCTTAAGAGCTCCGTTATAACTGCAATTAACAAAATGGAAACGTTCAGAAAGATAAAGAAGTTCAGAAGCGTTATTGAGAGTGTTAAAGGTGGGAAGCTCGGAATTTTTACCCACGACAACCCCGACCCGGATGCAATATCTTCCGCCCTTGCCCTTAAAGAAATCGCGAAGAATTATGGAGTTGAGGCGGATATAATCTATTACGGCGAGATTTTCCATCAGGAAAATAAGGCAATGGTGAACCTCCTGCAGATTCCTCTTGTCAGGGGTAAGGAGGCGGATCTGTCCTCATATTCCAAGTTCGCCATCGTCGACGCTTCAAAGCCGGGGGCGAACAACTCAATTCCAAAGGACATCGAAGTTCACATCGTTATTGATCACCATCAGGCTGAAGGTGTTGAGGCGGAATACATCGATTTGAGGACAGACGTTGGCGCAACGGCAACGATACTCACGGAATACCTGAGAGAGCTCAAGCTCGTGCCAAGCAGAACCCTCGCAACTGCCCTATTCTTTGGTATAAGGACGGAAACGGATGACTTCAAGAAGAACACACGCACGGCCGATTTCACAGCAGCGGCTTACCTTTACCCCTTCGTTGACCACGAACTGATTGAGAAGATGGAGGGGCCGGCAATATCAACAGAAACACTCGACGTCCTTGGAGCGGCAATAAAGAACAGGCAGGTATACTCGAGCTTCCTGATAAGTTTTGCCGGATTCATCAACGATAGAGATGCTTTACCCCAAGCTGCGGACTTCCTGCTCAGACTCGAGGGAATTTCGACAGTCCTCGTTTTTGGGGTTGTGAAGGATACAGTGTACTTATCAGCGAGAAACAAAGACGTCCGAATTAACATAGGCGAGGTACTGAAGAGGGCCTTTGGAGACGTAGGAAGCGCTGGCGGCCATGCGCACGCTGCAGGAGGCCAGATACCCCTTGGAATCTTCGGCAGCGCAACGGATAAAGAAGCTCTTGGAAAGCTCGTAACCGAGGCGATAAAGAGGAGGTTCCTTTCAGCCGTTGGAATTGAAATAGAATAG
- a CDS encoding MazG nucleotide pyrophosphohydrolase domain-containing protein, whose protein sequence is MELKELQARIREKYYETDAKSGPLFLLAVLFEEVGELAEAVRKGERGSIEEELADVLFMVLSLSNLFEIYPEKRLVEKYIEGDPRSRWDLP, encoded by the coding sequence ATGGAACTCAAAGAACTGCAGGCAAGGATAAGGGAAAAGTACTACGAGACCGATGCTAAGTCTGGTCCGCTCTTTCTGCTGGCTGTACTCTTCGAGGAAGTTGGAGAGCTTGCTGAAGCTGTGAGGAAAGGCGAGAGAGGGAGTATAGAGGAAGAGCTCGCGGATGTGCTCTTCATGGTTCTGAGCCTGTCGAATCTGTTCGAAATATATCCAGAAAAGAGACTTGTAGAGAAGTACATCGAAGGAGACCCGAGGAGCAGATGGGACTTGCCGTAA
- a CDS encoding MarR family transcriptional regulator: protein MREVIRMFVRDLDLIRFIEGNNGICISDVARRLKMPYSTAYVKVHRLEKAGLLDFEYVSGKKTIKLTETAIELIQALEMIEREKKELKH, encoded by the coding sequence ATGCGAGAGGTTATCAGGATGTTCGTCAGAGACCTCGACCTCATAAGGTTCATAGAAGGTAACAATGGCATTTGTATCTCAGACGTTGCGAGAAGACTGAAAATGCCTTACTCAACAGCCTACGTTAAAGTTCATAGACTCGAAAAAGCAGGTTTGCTTGACTTCGAGTACGTATCCGGGAAGAAAACAATCAAGTTAACGGAAACCGCAATAGAGCTTATACAGGCCCTTGAAATGATTGAAAGAGAAAAGAAAGAACTAAAACATTGA
- a CDS encoding UPF0179 family protein, whose translation MEEVDKIITLCGRDWAKVGMEFTFLGGKAECENCKLKRTCLRLREGSKYKIVGLRDGTPQECPLHDEGVVAVEVIELPILALIDSKMAVEGAKLHFERRCNFIGCSMYNLCSPVELQSGDAVIVERIIGDAPEKCQKGFSLKVVELKRET comes from the coding sequence ATGGAAGAAGTGGATAAGATCATCACGCTCTGCGGTAGAGACTGGGCAAAGGTCGGAATGGAATTCACTTTTCTTGGTGGAAAGGCTGAATGCGAGAACTGCAAACTGAAGCGCACCTGTCTCAGGCTGAGAGAAGGCTCGAAGTACAAGATAGTTGGGCTGAGAGATGGAACACCGCAGGAGTGTCCTCTCCATGATGAGGGTGTTGTTGCCGTCGAAGTTATCGAGCTACCCATACTCGCCCTAATCGACTCGAAAATGGCGGTTGAGGGAGCAAAGCTGCATTTCGAAAGGCGGTGCAACTTCATAGGCTGCTCAATGTACAACCTGTGCAGCCCTGTTGAGCTGCAGAGCGGGGATGCAGTCATAGTGGAAAGAATAATCGGGGATGCCCCCGAGAAGTGCCAGAAGGGTTTCAGCCTGAAGGTGGTCGAACTCAAAAGAGAGACTTAA
- a CDS encoding translation initiation factor IF-2 subunit gamma produces the protein MKDDVPLPEVNIGMIGHVDHGKTTLVAALSGVWTDRHSEELKRGISIRLGYADTTFRKCPKCEPPKAFTVEKVCPIHGVETEILRTVSFVDSPGHETLMATMLSGAALMDGAVLVIAANEKCPRPQTKEHLMALEIIGVDRIVIAQNKIDIVSKERVLENYKEIKEFVKGTIAENAPIIPISAQQKVNIDALIEAIEETIPTPERDLDAPPLMHIARSFDVNKPGTPPEKLIGGVVGGSLSRGRLKVGDEITIRPGIKDEKRGTWEELHSEVVGIMASGKSVDEATPGGLIGVATRLDPYLTKSDALVGNVLGYEKSLPDVLTEFTMDVQLLERVVGTEEELRVEKIKMNEPLMLSVGTAITLGVVTSARDDVVEVKLKRPVCAEKGWRVAISRRVGSRWRLIGAGTIK, from the coding sequence ATGAAAGATGATGTCCCTCTTCCGGAAGTAAATATAGGAATGATTGGTCACGTTGATCACGGAAAAACCACACTCGTAGCTGCGTTGAGTGGTGTTTGGACAGACAGACATAGCGAGGAGCTTAAGAGAGGAATATCCATAAGGCTTGGTTACGCTGATACTACCTTCAGGAAGTGTCCGAAGTGTGAGCCGCCAAAAGCATTCACGGTCGAGAAAGTATGCCCTATCCATGGCGTTGAGACCGAAATTCTGCGAACCGTGAGTTTCGTTGATAGCCCCGGGCACGAAACCCTGATGGCAACGATGCTGAGCGGTGCAGCGCTGATGGATGGAGCTGTTCTCGTCATAGCTGCAAACGAAAAGTGCCCCCGCCCCCAGACGAAGGAGCACCTCATGGCCCTCGAGATTATAGGCGTGGACAGAATAGTCATCGCCCAGAACAAGATAGATATAGTTTCTAAGGAAAGAGTGCTCGAAAACTACAAGGAGATAAAAGAGTTCGTAAAGGGTACAATTGCAGAAAACGCTCCGATAATCCCAATTTCAGCCCAGCAGAAGGTCAACATCGACGCGCTTATAGAAGCAATAGAGGAAACCATCCCAACTCCAGAAAGAGATCTCGATGCTCCGCCCCTCATGCACATAGCGAGAAGTTTCGATGTAAACAAGCCTGGCACACCGCCTGAGAAGCTGATTGGCGGGGTTGTTGGAGGCAGTCTTTCAAGGGGTAGGCTGAAGGTTGGAGACGAGATAACAATAAGGCCGGGTATAAAGGATGAAAAGAGGGGTACCTGGGAAGAGTTGCACTCCGAAGTCGTCGGAATAATGGCATCAGGCAAGTCTGTCGATGAAGCAACACCGGGTGGACTGATAGGCGTCGCAACCAGGCTCGATCCCTACTTGACGAAGAGTGATGCCCTTGTCGGCAACGTGCTCGGTTACGAGAAGTCACTGCCCGATGTGCTGACGGAGTTCACAATGGACGTCCAGCTTCTCGAGAGGGTTGTTGGTACTGAAGAGGAACTCAGAGTGGAGAAGATAAAGATGAACGAGCCACTGATGCTTAGCGTTGGCACCGCAATAACGCTGGGAGTAGTAACGTCTGCAAGAGACGACGTTGTCGAAGTGAAGCTCAAAAGGCCTGTATGCGCTGAAAAAGGCTGGAGAGTTGCTATAAGCAGAAGGGTAGGCTCGAGATGGAGACTGATAGGGGCCGGAACGATAAAGTAA
- a CDS encoding type II toxin-antitoxin system VapC family toxin encodes METDRGRNDKVRCAVIDTNVLMYIFLEKIDVFGQLKDLGFRRFFVPSMVVEELKRLEVSLTGKERRAARFALNLVEQMCEVVDVDAAGTDVALLDLAKSSGCVLITNDKRLKKRAAEMGITVGYIREMCRVDVEE; translated from the coding sequence ATGGAGACTGATAGGGGCCGGAACGATAAAGTAAGGTGCGCAGTAATCGACACCAACGTCCTCATGTACATTTTTCTTGAAAAAATCGACGTCTTTGGCCAGCTTAAAGACCTCGGTTTCAGGAGGTTTTTTGTCCCTTCCATGGTCGTTGAAGAGCTAAAGAGGCTCGAGGTCAGCCTTACCGGAAAAGAGAGGAGGGCTGCACGCTTTGCACTGAACCTTGTTGAGCAGATGTGTGAAGTGGTTGACGTGGATGCCGCAGGAACGGATGTTGCACTCCTTGACCTTGCAAAGAGTTCCGGATGTGTTTTAATCACCAACGATAAGCGCCTGAAGAAGAGGGCTGCAGAGATGGGTATTACAGTAGGATACATAAGAGAAATGTGCAGAGTAGACGTTGAAGAGTGA
- a CDS encoding radical SAM protein codes for MNFQTLARLAAESRFDVCHENCRFDAHSLVYVAKGKNRVRLFKALLSSKCRFDCTYCPNPWRKGISVTPEQFARAFLELRRLGLVDGVFVSSGMHSDPEKVMEDIIETGRLIRKEFGGYIHLKVVPGASREQIKQAVEIANRVSINIEVAKPSMLNEVGSVKSRHDVLRRERWISREVRRRRKVSHTTQVIAGLGESDADVISCMKKQYEEYGVTRFYISPFTPVKGTPMESRRRESGRRVARLYNVDALIRLYGFDASRIMDVLEDGMLKGDPKALVAEKFGIERPIDIPGIGLKAAKLMEKGYSLRDLKRMGFSVKKAAPYVAGQTRLCDFSSI; via the coding sequence GTGAACTTCCAGACACTTGCAAGACTCGCAGCAGAGAGCAGGTTTGATGTGTGCCACGAGAACTGCAGATTTGATGCACATAGCCTGGTCTACGTAGCAAAGGGTAAAAATAGAGTCAGGCTGTTTAAGGCACTGCTTTCAAGCAAATGCAGGTTTGATTGTACATACTGCCCTAATCCGTGGAGGAAAGGTATCTCAGTAACCCCCGAACAGTTTGCCCGGGCATTTCTCGAACTAAGAAGACTTGGACTCGTCGATGGCGTGTTCGTCAGCTCTGGAATGCACTCAGATCCAGAGAAGGTTATGGAGGATATAATCGAGACTGGACGGCTCATAAGGAAAGAATTTGGGGGTTACATTCACCTGAAGGTCGTTCCTGGAGCAAGTAGAGAGCAGATAAAGCAGGCGGTTGAAATTGCCAATAGAGTTAGCATAAATATAGAGGTGGCTAAGCCATCGATGCTCAACGAAGTGGGCAGCGTAAAGAGTAGGCACGATGTGCTGAGGAGAGAACGCTGGATTTCGAGAGAAGTAAGAAGACGCAGGAAGGTCAGCCACACCACACAGGTTATAGCGGGCCTTGGAGAGAGCGATGCAGACGTTATATCCTGTATGAAAAAGCAGTACGAAGAATACGGAGTAACAAGGTTCTACATCTCTCCCTTCACTCCTGTTAAGGGTACGCCGATGGAGAGTCGCAGAAGAGAGAGTGGAAGAAGAGTCGCAAGACTCTACAACGTCGATGCTCTCATAAGGCTTTACGGATTCGACGCCAGTCGAATAATGGACGTTCTTGAAGATGGGATGCTCAAAGGCGACCCGAAGGCTCTGGTCGCGGAGAAGTTTGGAATAGAAAGGCCGATTGACATCCCTGGCATAGGTTTGAAAGCAGCAAAACTTATGGAGAAGGGTTACAGCCTTAGAGACTTGAAGAGAATGGGGTTCAGCGTTAAAAAGGCGGCTCCATATGTGGCGGGGCAGACGAGGTTGTGTGATTTTTCATCTATTTGA
- the thrC gene encoding threonine synthase produces the protein MEYYLRCIDCGKKYEREDIYTCECGGLLEVAIDFDSVEIDFKFDGNELRVWKYRCLLPVKREPVSLKEGGTPLYHATKLAEELGCKVYVKHEGANPSGSFKDRGMTVGVTKAIELGRNAVACASTGNTSASMAMYAAKAGLKAYVLLPAGKVALGKVAQALMHGAKVIGIRGNFDEALALVRKISEEEGFYLLNSVNPFRLEGQKTIAYEIVDEIGTPDRVVLPVGNAGNISAIYKGFKELKELGLIDSIPKMSGVQAEGANPIYKAVMECREDIDPVLKPETVATAIRIGQPVNAKKALRAIYESNGTAVQVSDEEIIRAQKDLAAKEGIGVEPASAASVAGLRKLVAEGVVERDETVVCITTGHLLKDPEAVIRACGQPIEVDASLEAIRAVL, from the coding sequence ATGGAATACTACCTTCGGTGCATCGACTGCGGTAAAAAATACGAGAGAGAAGACATATACACGTGTGAGTGTGGCGGATTGCTTGAGGTTGCCATAGACTTTGATTCCGTTGAAATCGACTTCAAATTTGATGGCAACGAGTTGAGAGTCTGGAAGTATCGCTGCTTGCTTCCAGTTAAAAGAGAACCGGTATCGCTTAAAGAGGGTGGAACACCGCTGTATCACGCTACAAAGCTTGCAGAAGAGCTTGGGTGTAAAGTTTACGTCAAGCATGAAGGAGCAAATCCATCCGGATCTTTCAAAGATAGAGGTATGACTGTAGGAGTTACAAAGGCAATAGAGCTCGGTAGAAACGCCGTTGCCTGCGCATCGACAGGCAATACCTCAGCATCCATGGCAATGTATGCTGCGAAGGCTGGCTTAAAGGCCTACGTTTTGCTTCCAGCAGGTAAGGTGGCGCTGGGCAAGGTTGCTCAGGCTTTGATGCACGGTGCGAAGGTTATAGGGATCAGGGGAAACTTCGATGAAGCTCTTGCTCTTGTGAGAAAGATAAGCGAAGAGGAAGGATTCTATTTGCTCAACTCTGTTAACCCCTTCAGGCTCGAGGGGCAGAAGACGATAGCCTACGAGATCGTGGATGAAATAGGAACGCCGGACAGAGTTGTACTGCCCGTAGGAAATGCAGGCAACATCTCGGCGATATACAAGGGGTTTAAAGAGCTCAAAGAACTTGGCCTGATCGACTCAATTCCGAAAATGTCGGGTGTGCAGGCCGAAGGGGCGAACCCCATCTACAAGGCCGTTATGGAGTGTAGGGAGGACATAGATCCAGTTTTAAAGCCTGAGACCGTTGCTACTGCAATAAGGATTGGTCAGCCCGTAAATGCGAAGAAGGCTTTAAGGGCGATATACGAGTCGAATGGGACAGCAGTTCAGGTTAGTGACGAAGAGATCATCCGTGCTCAGAAAGATTTGGCGGCAAAGGAGGGAATTGGCGTTGAGCCTGCGAGTGCTGCAAGTGTTGCTGGTCTGAGAAAGCTCGTGGCCGAGGGAGTAGTTGAGAGAGATGAGACTGTTGTCTGCATAACAACTGGCCACCTGCTCAAGGATCCTGAAGCAGTCATAAGGGCTTGCGGTCAGCCCATTGAGGTTGATGCAAGTCTGGAGGCAATTAGGGCTGTTCTTTAA
- a CDS encoding HD domain-containing protein — translation MEIRDPIHGFIHLNDAEKELINTEPFQRLRNIKQLGLTCYLYPGATHTRFEHSLGVMHVATQIVRSILNKHKVEDLAEYLGLANPGHLKDRLETTTRLAALFHDLGHPPFSHSSENLLKKEHEEYSAEIIETYYNELLRPFDRTVSVEDLSFLITKGKKANGILGGDPLLSLIQEIISGEIDADRMDYLLRDSHYTGVAYGNFDYGRIVETLTITPKLERETDGESADGLTKIFGDELISEVKKSPIKMEPRIGVEVGGIYVVEQLLIARYFMFNQVYFHPIRRCYDSLLGRYLSRAFPEGYPEDLEKYLDLDDVYVMNLIKNDVKSKKVEDTERKKLAESIYRREHPRLVFEYNVDLTKDQFNEVCERMTGALAEKFSLNENTDIIVDRAEKSITKIQQSDFLVIADEISKDLNKYWSIEKMRKLWESREVKLKHVYQVSDLIKMLVQSVKKINKLRVYARVGKGDVDDAWSLCSRIVSEIRCGV, via the coding sequence ATGGAGATTAGAGATCCAATACATGGCTTTATACACCTAAATGATGCCGAGAAAGAACTAATTAACACTGAACCCTTTCAAAGGCTTAGGAACATAAAGCAACTAGGTCTAACATGCTACCTCTACCCCGGGGCTACCCATACTAGGTTTGAGCATTCGCTGGGAGTTATGCACGTAGCGACTCAGATTGTTAGGAGCATATTGAATAAACACAAAGTAGAGGATCTGGCTGAATATCTCGGGTTGGCCAACCCAGGGCATTTAAAAGATAGATTAGAAACCACAACCAGACTGGCAGCATTATTTCACGACCTTGGGCATCCTCCTTTTTCACATTCCAGCGAGAATTTACTAAAAAAAGAGCATGAAGAGTATAGTGCTGAAATTATTGAAACATACTATAATGAACTTTTGAGACCTTTTGATAGGACTGTATCTGTCGAAGACCTATCGTTTTTAATCACTAAGGGAAAAAAGGCAAACGGAATTCTTGGGGGCGATCCTCTACTGAGCTTAATTCAGGAGATAATTTCTGGTGAAATCGATGCAGATCGGATGGATTATCTCCTTAGAGACTCACACTACACGGGCGTTGCTTATGGTAATTTTGATTACGGTAGGATTGTCGAGACTCTTACGATTACGCCTAAATTGGAGCGAGAAACCGATGGGGAGTCTGCAGATGGGTTAACCAAAATTTTCGGTGACGAGCTGATTAGTGAGGTTAAAAAGTCGCCAATAAAAATGGAACCAAGAATTGGCGTCGAGGTTGGAGGGATCTATGTAGTTGAACAATTATTAATTGCTAGATACTTTATGTTTAATCAAGTTTATTTCCATCCCATTAGGAGGTGCTATGACTCTTTGCTGGGTAGATACTTGAGTAGAGCATTTCCAGAGGGTTATCCCGAAGATCTGGAAAAATATTTGGATTTAGATGATGTATACGTCATGAATCTTATTAAAAATGATGTAAAATCCAAAAAAGTGGAGGATACGGAGAGAAAAAAGCTTGCTGAGTCAATATATAGGAGAGAACACCCTAGGCTGGTGTTTGAGTACAATGTTGACTTAACTAAAGATCAATTCAACGAAGTTTGTGAAAGAATGACCGGAGCCTTAGCTGAAAAGTTCAGTTTGAATGAAAATACTGATATTATCGTTGATCGGGCGGAAAAGTCCATTACGAAGATTCAGCAATCCGATTTTCTCGTGATAGCGGACGAGATTTCGAAAGATTTAAATAAATATTGGAGTATAGAAAAGATGAGGAAACTCTGGGAATCGAGAGAAGTTAAGTTAAAACACGTCTATCAAGTTTCAGATCTAATAAAAATGTTGGTGCAAAGTGTTAAGAAGATTAACAAGTTGAGGGTTTATGCCAGAGTTGGAAAGGGAGATGTTGATGATGCTTGGAGTTTGTGCAGTAGGATTGTAAGCGAAATTAGGTGTGGGGTATGA
- a CDS encoding ACT domain-containing protein, which yields MKAKEAVDGAFAVVYDGREITVIVEESRVDEVNAFDVQRGYRLLTFDGVLPFDLVGFIARVSTALAEEGVSIFVVSSYSTDHIFVKESDLDRAIKGLRKAGFEVVVDS from the coding sequence GTGAAAGCAAAAGAGGCCGTTGACGGTGCTTTTGCGGTTGTGTACGATGGAAGAGAGATTACGGTCATCGTGGAGGAGTCGAGAGTTGATGAGGTCAATGCCTTTGATGTGCAAAGAGGGTACAGGTTGCTTACGTTCGATGGTGTGCTCCCCTTCGACCTCGTTGGCTTTATTGCGAGAGTTTCCACCGCTTTGGCGGAAGAAGGAGTAAGCATATTTGTTGTATCTTCATACTCAACAGATCACATATTTGTAAAAGAGTCAGACCTCGACAGGGCGATAAAGGGGCTTAGAAAGGCTGGATTTGAGGTTGTTGTGGATTCTTAA
- a CDS encoding deoxycytidylate deaminase, with protein MSGDERPDLDHYFMEIARVVASRSTCLRQKVGALIVKDKRILATGYNGAPSGLPHCLEIGCLRKELNVPSGERHELCRAVHAEQNAIIQAAVHGVSIVGGTLYTTHQPCIMCAKMIINAGIKKVVYGRRYADGRGLEFLKEAGIEVVYMPIDGGEEGES; from the coding sequence ATGAGTGGAGACGAAAGGCCAGATCTCGACCACTACTTCATGGAGATTGCGAGAGTCGTGGCTTCACGCTCCACGTGTCTCAGGCAGAAGGTTGGAGCGCTGATAGTCAAAGACAAGCGCATACTCGCAACAGGCTACAACGGCGCACCTTCAGGCCTGCCGCACTGCCTTGAGATTGGTTGTCTGAGGAAAGAGCTCAATGTCCCATCGGGAGAGAGGCACGAACTCTGCAGGGCTGTACATGCGGAGCAGAACGCGATTATACAGGCTGCTGTACACGGAGTTAGCATAGTAGGCGGTACGCTCTACACCACGCATCAGCCGTGCATAATGTGTGCGAAGATGATAATCAACGCCGGGATAAAAAAGGTCGTTTACGGCAGGAGATACGCAGATGGCAGGGGGCTGGAGTTTCTGAAGGAGGCAGGCATTGAAGTCGTTTACATGCCCATAGACGGTGGCGAGGAGGGGGAGTCCTGA
- a CDS encoding TatD family hydrolase, with protein sequence MDCFDTHTHSEGKGIHELRAMVEKGIKRVVSCAYYPVEPSGPSTLIDLFRKLTTFEMERGRKAGMVIYAAIGIHPRCIPPGYDKVLEYLEENPSTAFGEIGLETASSAEVEVLEKQLELAKKLDVPCIVHTPRKNKEVVTDKVLEVLQKVGMPEDLVVVDHANVKTAGKILKNGYWAGLTVQPGKLSKEEVKFIVDEYGSERFLLNSDTGFSDEELFAVSDTVEFLQQHFSRQDVEKLAFKNAEKFLRL encoded by the coding sequence ATGGATTGCTTCGACACGCACACTCACTCAGAGGGCAAAGGAATTCATGAACTACGTGCAATGGTAGAAAAAGGAATAAAGAGAGTCGTGAGCTGTGCATACTATCCCGTGGAACCTTCAGGCCCCTCAACACTCATAGACCTCTTCCGGAAACTCACGACTTTTGAAATGGAGAGAGGTAGAAAGGCTGGCATGGTGATTTACGCAGCGATAGGTATACACCCGAGGTGCATCCCTCCTGGCTACGATAAAGTTCTGGAATATCTTGAGGAAAATCCCTCAACGGCCTTCGGTGAGATTGGCCTTGAAACTGCCAGCAGTGCTGAGGTGGAGGTGCTTGAAAAGCAGCTAGAACTTGCAAAGAAGCTCGACGTTCCGTGCATAGTCCACACGCCAAGGAAGAACAAGGAGGTTGTTACCGACAAGGTTCTTGAAGTCCTGCAGAAGGTTGGGATGCCAGAGGATCTTGTGGTCGTGGATCATGCAAATGTGAAAACCGCTGGCAAAATCCTGAAAAATGGATACTGGGCCGGCCTCACGGTTCAGCCGGGAAAGCTCTCGAAGGAAGAAGTTAAGTTCATCGTGGATGAGTATGGCTCTGAGCGCTTTCTGCTCAACAGCGACACGGGATTTAGCGATGAGGAACTTTTCGCCGTCAGCGATACGGTAGAATTTCTGCAGCAGCACTTCAGCAGGCAGGATGTTGAGAAGTTAGCATTTAAGAATGCGGAAAAGTTCCTGAGGCTCTGA
- a CDS encoding Mth938-like domain-containing protein: MLIEDYGFGRIVVKGRTYTSDVIVFWDGSVKEWWRKKGHYADINDVKSVLDAKPEVIVFGTGKYGAMKVDENAVKELEKMGIHVEVDITERATKIFNDLVAAGKRAVLAAHLTC, encoded by the coding sequence ATGCTCATTGAAGACTACGGGTTTGGAAGGATTGTTGTCAAAGGCAGAACATACACGAGCGACGTTATTGTGTTCTGGGATGGAAGCGTTAAGGAATGGTGGAGGAAGAAAGGTCATTACGCGGACATCAACGACGTTAAGTCAGTTCTCGATGCAAAGCCTGAAGTCATAGTCTTCGGCACGGGTAAGTACGGAGCGATGAAAGTAGATGAAAATGCTGTCAAAGAGCTTGAGAAGATGGGCATCCACGTGGAAGTGGACATAACAGAAAGAGCAACAAAGATATTCAACGACCTTGTTGCGGCTGGAAAGAGGGCTGTGCTTGCTGCTCATCTGACGTGCTGA